One Vallitalea pronyensis genomic region harbors:
- a CDS encoding HIT family protein, with protein MMCKAETCIFCQVVRGEIDVVKVYEDDLLICFMDIEPINEGHILIVPKRHVLDGDALTDDEAWGIMDMSRRLVRVLRERYKPHGYSMMQNGGVFNDIGHYHMHVFPRYKGDGFGWTYGEIEKPRAVEVVGKEIRLLLG; from the coding sequence ATGATGTGTAAAGCAGAGACGTGTATTTTTTGTCAAGTGGTTCGAGGTGAGATTGATGTTGTTAAGGTGTATGAGGATGATTTATTAATCTGCTTTATGGATATTGAGCCTATTAATGAGGGGCATATATTAATTGTACCTAAGAGACATGTGTTAGATGGGGATGCGTTAACTGATGATGAGGCTTGGGGGATTATGGATATGTCGAGAAGACTAGTTAGGGTGTTGCGGGAGAGGTATAAACCACATGGTTATAGCATGATGCAAAATGGTGGTGTGTTTAATGATATAGGGCATTATCATATGCATGTATTTCCACGTTACAAAGGAGATGGATTTGGGTGGACTTATGGGGAGATAGAGAAGCCTAGGGCAGTAGAGGTTGTAGGGAAAGAGATAAGATTGTTATTGGGGTAA